The genomic window GGCGCGCAGGCTCAAGGCCACCAAGTCACCATCGGCGGCGAACTATACTCCGATGCCATGGGAAAAGCCGGCACCTACGAAGGCACCTACATCGGCATGCTGGACCATAACATTACGACCGTCACCCGGGCCCTGGGCGGCCAAGCCCCCGCGGGAGGACTGAACGGCAAACTATCCCCATAACCGAACTCGCCAGAGTTTGGACGAGCAGCTCCCGCTTTATCCCTTATGTAAAAACTCCATGAATCCCTTGGCACACACCGAATCTGCTCCGGCAGCCGACCCGGAACAGCCCTTGTCGATTCATGACCTGACGGTCGCTTATGACCGCAAGCCCGTCCTCTGGGACGTCGGGTTTGACGTCCCACCAGGATCCCTGGTCGGCGTCGTGGGCCCCAATGGAGCGGGCAAGAGCACGCTGCTGAAGGCCGTCATGGACCTATTGCCGCGAGCCTCGGGACGGATCGAAGTCTTCGGCCAGCCGTACCGCAAAACGCGACATCGCGTGGGCTATGTGCCGCAGCGAGAAAGCGTTGACTGGGACTTTCCCGTCGATGCCCTGGACGTGGTCACGATGGGCTTGTACCGCGACGTCGGTTGGTGCCTGCCGGTCCGCAAAAAACATCGCCGCCAAGCTCTCGAAGCGCTTGACCGGGTGGGCATCGCCGACCTCGCCTCGCGGCAGATCAGCCAGCTCTCAGGCGGCCAACAACAGCGCACCTTTTTGGCCCGGGCTCTGGTGCAAGACGCCGACTTGTACCTGATGGACGAACCCTTCGCCGCCGTCGACGCGGCCACCGAACGGGCCATCATCGACATCCTGCGAGACATGAAGCAGCACAACAAAACGTCGGTGGTGATCCATCACGACCTGCAAAGTGTGCCGGAATATTTTGACTACGTGGTGCTGTTGAACATGCGGATCGTGGCCCACGGACCGGTCTCCCAAACCTTCACGCCGGAAAACCTGCAAAAGACCTACGGCGGACGATTGACGTTGTTGGATGAAGTAGCCGAAGCGATGCGCCGCCGGGAGCGATCGCTATGACGACGCTCGCCCCCGTAGCTACGCTCGCCAGAGCGTGGACAGCCGCGCCGAACCACCTTCTGGCGAAGGTAGCTACGATGCGCGGTCGCGGCGTCAAACTGCTCGCCTGCTTCCTCTTACTCTGCCTTTTCGCCAGCACCGCGTCGGCCCAACCGCCGAGCGCCCCCCAACAGCCTTCTTCCCAGGAATCGATCGCCGACCGCAGCATTTCCTGGCCCACTTGGCCTCGAGTCCGACGCGTGCTGTTGCTGCAGGACTACAACACTCGCGTGGTCATCATCGGTACCACGCTGCTGGGCTGTGCGGCCGGCATGGTGGGCAGCTTTACCCTGCTCCGCAAACGCGCCTTGATGGGCGACGCGCTCAGCCACGCCACGCTGCCCGGCATCGGTCTGGCATTTATCTTGGCAACGCACTACGGACAGGATGGTAAATCGATGCCGATCCTGTTGCTCGGCGCAACTATCAGTGGGTTGATCGGCGTGGGCACCATCCTGGCCATCGGGCATTTAACGCGGCTAAAAGAAGACACGGCGATCGGGGCGGTGCTGAGCGTGTTTTTTGGCGCCGGCGTAGCGATGCTCAGCGTCGTGCAACAGATGAGCCAAGGCAACGCGGCGGGATTGGAATCGTTTGTTTACGGCAAGACGGCTTCGATGGGCATGGCGGACATGCGGTTGATCGTAGCCGCGGCGGTGATCTGCATCTTCGGCTGCACACTGTTGTTCAAAGAATTCAAACTGCTGTGCTTCGACGATGGTTTCGCCGGCTCACGAGGCTTTCCGGTCAAGCGATTAGACATGACGCTGATGGGTCTGGTCGTGGTCGCGACGATCGTGGGCCTGCAAGCGGTGGGCCTGATCCTGATGATCGCCCTGTTGATCATCCCCGCCGCCGCCGCCCGCTTCTGGACGGAAAAGCTGGGTCAGATGTTTCTCATTTCCGGCTCCTTGGGCGCGATCAGCGGCATGCTGGGCGCCGGCACCAGCGCGTTGTTTTCCAAACTGCCATCTGGCGCCATGATCGTGTTGGTTTGCACCGCCATGTTTGGTTTCAGCATGATCTTTGGCTCGGCTCGCGGGGTCTTGATCCGCGCCCTCAAACGCCGACGGCTGAACCGATCCGTCGACCGGCAACACCTGCTGAGAGCTTTATACGAAATGCGGGAAACCGATCCGCAAGCTCCCGCTCCGCCCGCCCGCGAATCGGACTCCGGCAGCTACCGCAGAGCCGCTCGCGGGACCGTACCGGTCGCCGACTTGCTGCAAGTCCGCAGCTGGTCGCGAGCGCGATTGATGCGGGAGATCCGACGCTCTCAAGCCGATGAATTGGTCGAATGCAGCGACAATAAAGTTCAACTGACCAAACGCGGAGCCGTCGAAGCGCAGCGTCTGACTCGCGAACATCGGCTCTGGGAATTGTTCCTGATCACCCATGCCGACGTCGCTCCCAGTCAAGTGGACCGCGACGCCGACGCCATCGAACATGTGTTGGAACCGGAGATCGTGGCGGAACTGGAAGCTTTGCTCAGCCGCGAACAGCCCACGATTCCGGCCAGCCCGCACTCGCTGGCCGCCCACCCCGCTGCGGCTCCTCCGGCAGGCGAGGAGAGCTAGACATGTACTTGTGGGAACACTGGAGCTGGCAGATCGATGGCTGGATCGTGGTCGCGGGCATGCTGTGCGCCGTGGCGGCGTCATTGCTGGGCAATTTTCTGGTCCTGCGGCGGATGAGTATGCTGGGCGACGCGATCACCCACGCCATCCTGCCGGGACTGGCGGTGGCCTTTTTCGTCAGCTCCAGCCGCAGCAGCTTGCCGATGTTTTTGGGCGCCGTGATCGTGGGGATTTTGACGGCGCTGTTTACCGAATGGATCCGTAAATTCGGCAACGTCGATGAAGGCGCGTCGATGGGGGTGGTCTTTACTTCCCTGTTCGCCTTGGGCCTGGTGATGATCGTGCAAGCTGCCGACCACGTCGACCTGGACGCCGGTTGCGTGCTGTACGGTGCAATCGAAATGACTTGGCTGGACATGGTCTCCATCGGCGGCTGGGAAGTTCCGCGAGCGGTTGCCGTACTGACGGTGGTGACGGTCCTGAACGCATTGTTCGTGACGCTGTTCTTCAAAGAGCTGAAATTGACGTCCTTCGACCCCGCGTTGGCGACCACTACGGGGTTTAACGCCAGCTTGATGCATTACTTGCTGATGGTCCTGGTTG from Roseimaritima ulvae includes these protein-coding regions:
- a CDS encoding metal ABC transporter ATP-binding protein produces the protein MNPLAHTESAPAADPEQPLSIHDLTVAYDRKPVLWDVGFDVPPGSLVGVVGPNGAGKSTLLKAVMDLLPRASGRIEVFGQPYRKTRHRVGYVPQRESVDWDFPVDALDVVTMGLYRDVGWCLPVRKKHRRQALEALDRVGIADLASRQISQLSGGQQQRTFLARALVQDADLYLMDEPFAAVDAATERAIIDILRDMKQHNKTSVVIHHDLQSVPEYFDYVVLLNMRIVAHGPVSQTFTPENLQKTYGGRLTLLDEVAEAMRRRERSL
- a CDS encoding metal ABC transporter permease encodes the protein MRGRGVKLLACFLLLCLFASTASAQPPSAPQQPSSQESIADRSISWPTWPRVRRVLLLQDYNTRVVIIGTTLLGCAAGMVGSFTLLRKRALMGDALSHATLPGIGLAFILATHYGQDGKSMPILLLGATISGLIGVGTILAIGHLTRLKEDTAIGAVLSVFFGAGVAMLSVVQQMSQGNAAGLESFVYGKTASMGMADMRLIVAAAVICIFGCTLLFKEFKLLCFDDGFAGSRGFPVKRLDMTLMGLVVVATIVGLQAVGLILMIALLIIPAAAARFWTEKLGQMFLISGSLGAISGMLGAGTSALFSKLPSGAMIVLVCTAMFGFSMIFGSARGVLIRALKRRRLNRSVDRQHLLRALYEMRETDPQAPAPPARESDSGSYRRAARGTVPVADLLQVRSWSRARLMREIRRSQADELVECSDNKVQLTKRGAVEAQRLTREHRLWELFLITHADVAPSQVDRDADAIEHVLEPEIVAELEALLSREQPTIPASPHSLAAHPAAAPPAGEES